In Candidatus Babeliales bacterium, the DNA window AAAATGGCTATACCTTATTGCATCTCGCTGCTCTTTTAGGTGAATCAGATCAAATTGAATGGTTACTTAATAATGGCGCTTTAAAAACGGTTGTTAATATAAAAAATGAAACCCCATTAGATATTGTCCAAAAATTCGAATCTGTGTACCCTAAAAATTATGAAAAAGTAATTGCACTTTTAACTAAAGATTCTATGCCAAAAAATTAATTAACAATAATTATTACGGTATATATCTTGTTTTAAGGTTGCACAAAGCAAAAGAAAGTTTTTTGCCGAGAACCGATTGCAAAATACCACCAATTGCAAATGAACGATATGGTGAAAAATATGGATCCAAATCTATTCGCCCTTCAAGTATGTGTTCCGCACTATATCTGCCAAGTGCCGCTGCTATTGGCAAGCCAGCTGCAGCAGAAATATAATAAAGATAGGGTTTTTTATTATCGCGACCTGCAATAGGGCCAATATCTTTTGATAAACCAATTAATCCTGGCCATAATTGTTCAAATTGTGTTTTTAATTGTGGAAATTTTTTATGAATATAATGAGTTAATTTACGCACCATCGGTGCATATTCATGATCTGCTTTAGATGAATAAGTGGTTAAAAAATTGCCACCACCTACTAAAAGACGATTATCACCAGTAAGCCGAAAATAAGTATAAATAAGATCAGTATCCCATGCCATCAGATTAGTTATTGGAAAAAGTGTTCTCACTTGTTGGTCAGTTAATTGCTGCGAAATCATCAAAAATGTTTGAGCATGATAAATTTCTTGTTTTAGCACATTTAATTCTGGCATAAATCGATCAACACAAACAATAATATAATCAGCTTTGATATTTGCATGCATCGTTTTTAATGTATGATTATCAATAGAAGTTACCGGAGTTTCTTCAAAAATTATTACTCCTTGTTGCTGTAATTTCTTTTTTAATGCTTGGCAATATAAATAGCCATTTATACCAAACGAACCTTCATAACGTACGCCACCAAAATAATCAGCTGAATTAACATATTCTCGAATAGCATTCTGATTATAATAAGAAGTTTTATAGCCAAGTTTGGTCAAATTTGCATGCTCAATTGAAAGCTCTTTAAGCGCTTTTTTGCTATTAGCGAGCACTACGGTATCTTGCGGAATATAATCACAAATAATTTCATGATCTTGAATATTAGTTTTAATATCTTGCACACCAGAAATAATAAAATTCCAAATTTGTTGTGCTACTTCAATAGTATAGCGATCGGCAAAATCAGTTAATGATAATTCAGCATTGGGCGTAATAAACCCGGAACTTTTACCCGAGGCACCCGATCCACAATAATATTGCTCAAATAGCGCAACTTTTTTTCCTTTTTTATTAAAAGCTTGCGCGGCTGAAAGCCCTGCCATACCACCGCCGATAATTGCAATCTCAACATTGATATCTTTATTGCATGGCATTACCGCTTCACGGTTTAAATACCAAAAAACTTGGTCTTGTGGTAGCCATAAATTTTTTTTGATAATTTTATTATCCTATAATTAAACTATGCTAATTCATCAAATTTACTTCTTAGTTGCCCTTCAGTAACACCGCCCATAGAAAAAAATTCATCATTGATTAAAATGCCAGGAGAAGTCATAATTTTATGTTTTTTAGCTAATTCTTGGCCTCTATCAGTAGTCACATCAATATCTTCAATATTTAGATCGTATTTAGGTTTTAATTTACTTAAAATTTCTTTTGCTTGCATACAGTGAGAACAACCTTTGGTAGTTAATATAGTAACTTTTATCATAGAGCTTCCTTTTTAAAAAATTTCAAAATAATAGGTAAAATTAATAAACCAATCGCTAAGATCCAAGGAATAAAATCAATCGGATAATCAAAAATCCACCACCCACGTAAATTTAATAATCCTGCTGGAATTAAGAATGTTCCTATTAAAATAAGAAACCAAGCCGATAAATTTTTAATCGCAAAGCGATATTGAACTAATGGTTTGGTTGCTTGAATACCAAACATTGCTAAAATAGTGAGAAAAATAATTGGCAATGCACGGCCAACACCATGAATAAAACCAAGTGATGACCCGGCTAATACATTTGCAGTTCCGGAAATATAAAATAACAGAACGTAAAAAAGAGGGTTCGGACAACCTACTCCCGCATTACCTAATAATAATCCCAATAAAAAGCTTCTAATATAATCCCCTTTTTGCTGAAATCTTTTTGGTAAAATTGTTGCTGCAAAAGGTATTTGTAATGGAAAAAAAGAAAATTCTGATAACCCGAAAATATAAGCAGCTAAACCAGATATCAAAACTATCCAAGGAGTAAGTCCTTTAATGCCTAAAATATTTCCTAATAAAGCCATCAAAATACCATAAAACATTATTGTTATACTGATGCCCAACCCAAAAAGAAGGGCCATTATAAATCCTTTTAAATAATCTTTTCCCATGGCCATAGGAACAATAATAAAAACTAATGGTAAAGTGCATGGGAGAACAATCATTGAAAGACCTGATGCAAATGAGAGCAATGCCATAAACCCAAAGGTCCCGCCAACTTCAGCTTGCTGCCTTACACCTAATAACCACGCTAAACCTAAAACAATAACAATAAAAAGAATTGCCGCAATCGCTACTAAAATTTTTGGTATATTATTTTTAAATTTAATCATAATGAATCTCTATTTTATCTTTGGCTTGCCACCTATATGACGGATCTACTTCTTTTCCATTAACCATAAATTTTTTTGGTTTTGCTTTAAATTTTTCATTCCAATTAAAATCTTCCGGTATGAATTTAATTTGAAAATCAGCAAAATCTGTTAAATTTTCAAAAGTGTATTTCTTATTTTTATTTTTTGGATCAATGCCTATGAGCCCATGCCAATGATTAATATTTTTTTGTGAATGAGTATGATTCCTGTCTAGATTTCCTTTTTCATAGCCTATAGAAAGCTCTTGATTATTTTTAAGTAATTTCAACTCAGCATGTATATGAGCAGTTAAAAAACATTCTTCTTTGCTAGCAACAATTTTACAAACAATTTGAGGCGGTTCATTCATAGCACTTTCACCACCAAAATATCTTGCAATCCAAAAAAATAAAATTATTACGAATAAAACCGTTACAATTATCGATATATTTTTAATTCTTTCAAATTTCATTACATCGGCATATCCATTTTATTATTCATCATCATTCCTTTTCCACAAGCTAATATAAATGGACACGTGGCAAATCCTAAAGAAAAAAGAATAAGCAAGTAGAAAGAATACAGATATAGATTGACAGTATTTTTTATACTATAAAGTAGGCAATAAAAAAAGAAATACCAAACAATAGCATTAATTATTAAAAAAGTAATAAAAAAGCCGACATTAATCATTATTTCTCCTTATTTTTTTTATTACTTTATACATTAAATTTTAATGAATTTAAAAGTCAATATTCAATAAAAGAGTTTCATCATTTTGAATTTTCTTACAATTTTATTAATCTCAAATAAAAGGGGATCAATGGCAGAATTTAATAGGAAAATTTTTATAATTGGTTGTGGTGCGGTGGCTCAATGTAGCATTCCATTAATTTTGAAATATTTTAATATAGCTCCCAAAAAAATTTCAATAATCGATCCACTCGATGTAAGAACAGCTATAAATGATTATATAAAACAAGGCTTACAATTTGAGCAAACAAGCATTATAAAGAATAACTTTTCTATGATTCTTGCTCATTATCTAAAGCCAGGTGATCTATGCATTGATTTAGCAAATGAAGTGGATACATTGGATATCCTCAATTGGTGCCAAAATCATAATGTTTTCTATTTAAATACCTGCTTGAATAGCTGGCCCAATAATGAACAATATTCAGCTTATAAACTCTATCAAATAATATTAAAATTGAAAAAACAACATCAAAAAAATACGACCACTGCCGTATTAACTCACGGTGCAAATCCCGGTCTCATTTCTTCTTTTGTCAAACAAGGTTTAATAGACGCTGCCCATTATTTTATGCAAAAAACAAATAAGCAAAGAGAAATTGAACGCGCTCTGGAAAATGCAAACTTTAGTAATCTTGCTTATCTGTTAGCTATCAAAACAATTCACATAACAGAGATTGATTCACAAACTATTTCCACTGAATCAATTAATAAATTTTGTAATACCTGGAGCATTAATGAATTTATCAGTGAATGTACTGCTGATATTGAGTTTGCATGGGGATATCATGAAAAATCTCATCCACCGGGCGCAAAAATAGATAACGGAAATATTTTTTTACCAAATAAAGGGCTCCATTCACGCTTACAATCATGGATTCCTCATGAAACTTTTTCTGGTATGATAATTCCTCATGATGAAACATATACTGTTGCAGATTATCTTTCGATTGCGCATACTTATCGCCCTACAACTCTTTTTGTCTATAAGCCATGCCCTGCAGCACAACAATTATTAAAAAATTTTGATTCAAATAAAATTACTTATCCCGAACATGTCATCACCAATGAAATAACTGATGGCGGAGAAAGGATGGGTTCTTTATTAATAAATAGTTCTTTTTCTTGGTGGACAGGAAGCCTCATAAGTATTCAAGAAAGTAATAAATTATTGCCAGGACATAATGCAACTGTCATGCAAGTAGCTGCCGGCATTTTAACTGCATTAGACTTTATAATAGAAAATCCACAAAAAGGCATTTGCTTTCCGGAAGATTTAGATCACCAAAAAGTGTTGAAAATAGCAAAACCATATCTTGGTAATGTAATATCAAAGCATGTAGATTGGAATATCAGTACCGATTGTTTATTTAATGATTATCTATTACAACTATAAACTGCATTAATAATCCACGAAATACTTATCTTAACAATCTTTACTAACTTATATTATAATACTAAGTTTTTAAAAAATTGAGAGAAAAAATACTCGCCAAGCATTCCAAAAAAAAGAATATAAAATCTTATAAGCCACCATGCTTTGTTATACATAAAGTTGCTAAAGCCAATCTGAGACTTTAAAAAATATTATTTTGCTTTGTCAATCGAAAATAATAATAGGAAAACTAAGTAAAAAATTGGCAAATTTATGAAAAATCATTGTTATTCTGTTCAATCCATAAATTCATTAAGAATAGTAAATATAGATTTTTCATGCTCATTATCCCAATTTACGTTTACTGAAGAAAAAGAAGAAGAAGAATCTGTTTTCAAAACGGTAGTTTGTTTAATCATAGTATGGTTTAAGTTTTGTAAAACATTTGCAATATCTTGCGCATAAGATATACCAAGAACAAATATCGTCTTTTCTCTTGGTAATTTTAATAACCCATGTAAATAATGTACAACACCGGTATTAAAAGCAAATCCATGAAGCATAATTTTATGAATTCTGTCAATTTCCTGGAGAATTTCATCAATGGTATCAGACTGTTGAAGATGATTCAAAAAAACTAATAATAATGACATCCGTTCATTATATTTATCAAATAGTTCGTAAATCTTATTTCTGCTTTCATTAATTTTTTTTATTCTCGAATCTAATAGAGATACGATTTTAATTTGTTGTAAATTGTTATAATGATCTCTAATTTCTTTTGATTTTTTTACTTGTGCTTTCATGGCTTCAAAATATTCAGCTAAG includes these proteins:
- a CDS encoding ankyrin repeat domain-containing protein, which produces MNRSICVSYFLNLLFLFSFNIQLNGMEPSAQLKSFLEQEEFSWNQINSLIKQGADPDTRDENGYTLLHLAALLGESDQIEWLLNNGALKTVVNIKNETPLDIVQKFESVYPKNYEKVIALLTKDSMPKN
- a CDS encoding FAD-binding oxidoreductase; its protein translation is MPCNKDINVEIAIIGGGMAGLSAAQAFNKKGKKVALFEQYYCGSGASGKSSGFITPNAELSLTDFADRYTIEVAQQIWNFIISGVQDIKTNIQDHEIICDYIPQDTVVLANSKKALKELSIEHANLTKLGYKTSYYNQNAIREYVNSADYFGGVRYEGSFGINGYLYCQALKKKLQQQGVIIFEETPVTSIDNHTLKTMHANIKADYIIVCVDRFMPELNVLKQEIYHAQTFLMISQQLTDQQVRTLFPITNLMAWDTDLIYTYFRLTGDNRLLVGGGNFLTTYSSKADHEYAPMVRKLTHYIHKKFPQLKTQFEQLWPGLIGLSKDIGPIAGRDNKKPYLYYISAAAGLPIAAALGRYSAEHILEGRIDLDPYFSPYRSFAIGGILQSVLGKKLSFALCNLKTRYIP
- a CDS encoding glutaredoxin — translated: MIKVTILTTKGCSHCMQAKEILSKLKPKYDLNIEDIDVTTDRGQELAKKHKIMTSPGILINDEFFSMGGVTEGQLRSKFDELA
- a CDS encoding cytochrome c biogenesis protein CcdA translates to MIKFKNNIPKILVAIAAILFIVIVLGLAWLLGVRQQAEVGGTFGFMALLSFASGLSMIVLPCTLPLVFIIVPMAMGKDYLKGFIMALLFGLGISITIMFYGILMALLGNILGIKGLTPWIVLISGLAAYIFGLSEFSFFPLQIPFAATILPKRFQQKGDYIRSFLLGLLLGNAGVGCPNPLFYVLLFYISGTANVLAGSSLGFIHGVGRALPIIFLTILAMFGIQATKPLVQYRFAIKNLSAWFLILIGTFLIPAGLLNLRGWWIFDYPIDFIPWILAIGLLILPIILKFFKKEAL
- a CDS encoding saccharopine dehydrogenase NADP-binding domain-containing protein, with the translated sequence MAEFNRKIFIIGCGAVAQCSIPLILKYFNIAPKKISIIDPLDVRTAINDYIKQGLQFEQTSIIKNNFSMILAHYLKPGDLCIDLANEVDTLDILNWCQNHNVFYLNTCLNSWPNNEQYSAYKLYQIILKLKKQHQKNTTTAVLTHGANPGLISSFVKQGLIDAAHYFMQKTNKQREIERALENANFSNLAYLLAIKTIHITEIDSQTISTESINKFCNTWSINEFISECTADIEFAWGYHEKSHPPGAKIDNGNIFLPNKGLHSRLQSWIPHETFSGMIIPHDETYTVADYLSIAHTYRPTTLFVYKPCPAAQQLLKNFDSNKITYPEHVITNEITDGGERMGSLLINSSFSWWTGSLISIQESNKLLPGHNATVMQVAAGILTALDFIIENPQKGICFPEDLDHQKVLKIAKPYLGNVISKHVDWNISTDCLFNDYLLQL